The proteins below are encoded in one region of Pseudomonas sp. SCB32:
- the radA gene encoding DNA repair protein RadA: protein MAKAKRMYGCTECGATFPKWAGQCADCGAWNTLVETVVDTTPTGGSGSSGRGGWAGQQANIKTLAEVSVEEMPRFTTASAELDRVLGGGLVDGSVVLIGGDPGIGKSTILLQTLCNVAARLPALYVTGEESQQQVAMRARRLGLPEDKLKVMTETCIESIIATARHEQPKVMVIDSIQTIFTEQLQSAPGGVAQVRESAALLVRFAKQSGTAIFLVGHVTKEGALAGPRVLEHMVDTVLYFEGESDGRLRLLRAVKNRFGAINELGVFAMTDRGLKEVSNPSAIFLTRAQESVPGSVVMATWEGSRPMLVEVQALVDTSHLANPRRVTLGLDQNRLAMLLAVLHRHGGIPTYDQDVFLNVVGGVKVLETASDLALMAAVMSSLRNRPLDHQLLVFGEVGLSGEVRPVPSGQERLKEAAKHGFKRAIVPKGNAPKESPPGLQVVAVTRLEQALDALFE, encoded by the coding sequence ATGGCCAAGGCCAAGCGCATGTATGGCTGCACCGAGTGCGGCGCCACCTTCCCCAAATGGGCCGGCCAGTGCGCTGACTGCGGTGCCTGGAACACCCTGGTCGAGACCGTCGTCGACACCACGCCCACCGGCGGTTCCGGAAGCTCTGGCCGCGGCGGCTGGGCCGGCCAGCAGGCCAATATCAAGACCCTCGCCGAAGTCAGCGTCGAGGAGATGCCGCGCTTCACGACCGCCTCGGCGGAGCTGGACCGCGTGCTCGGCGGTGGCCTGGTCGATGGCTCGGTGGTACTGATCGGCGGCGACCCCGGCATCGGCAAGTCCACCATCCTCCTGCAGACCCTCTGCAACGTCGCCGCGCGCCTGCCGGCGCTCTATGTCACCGGCGAAGAGTCCCAGCAGCAGGTCGCCATGCGCGCCCGTCGTCTCGGCCTGCCCGAAGACAAGCTCAAGGTCATGACCGAGACCTGCATCGAAAGCATCATCGCCACTGCGCGCCACGAGCAGCCGAAGGTGATGGTGATCGACTCGATCCAGACCATCTTCACCGAACAGCTGCAATCAGCCCCCGGCGGTGTCGCCCAGGTGCGCGAGAGCGCGGCCTTGTTGGTGCGTTTCGCCAAGCAGAGCGGCACGGCGATCTTCCTGGTCGGCCACGTCACCAAGGAAGGCGCCCTGGCCGGCCCGCGCGTACTGGAACACATGGTCGATACCGTGCTGTATTTCGAGGGCGAGTCCGATGGTCGCCTGCGCCTGCTGCGCGCAGTGAAGAACCGTTTTGGCGCGATCAATGAGCTGGGCGTGTTCGCCATGACCGACCGTGGCCTGAAAGAGGTATCCAACCCTTCGGCGATCTTCCTCACCCGCGCCCAGGAGTCGGTGCCCGGCAGCGTGGTCATGGCCACCTGGGAGGGTTCGCGGCCCATGCTGGTGGAGGTGCAGGCGCTGGTCGACACCAGCCACCTGGCCAACCCGCGTCGCGTCACCCTCGGCCTGGACCAGAACCGCCTGGCCATGCTGCTGGCGGTGCTGCACCGCCACGGCGGCATCCCGACCTACGACCAGGACGTGTTCCTCAACGTAGTGGGCGGCGTGAAAGTGCTGGAAACCGCATCGGACCTGGCGCTGATGGCGGCGGTGATGTCCAGTCTGCGCAACCGGCCATTGGATCACCAGCTACTGGTGTTTGGCGAGGTTGGTCTTTCCGGTGAGGTGCGTCCGGTGCCCAGCGGCCAGGAGCGCCTGAAGGAAGCGGCCAAACACGGTTTCAAGCGCGCCATCGTGCCCAAGGGCAATGCGCCCAAGGAATCGCCGCCGGGCCTGCAGGTCGTCGCGGTGACGCGCCTGGAGCAGGCGCTGGATGCGTTGTTCGAATAG
- a CDS encoding YdcH family protein codes for MPLEHHPLSREFPDQKALMTRLHGKDATFTRLAANYEELDKKIYDIEDGRQAMDDLTLNSLKLQRVTLKDEIADLLKRSG; via the coding sequence ATGCCGCTCGAGCATCATCCCCTGTCCCGCGAATTTCCCGACCAGAAGGCACTGATGACCCGGTTGCACGGGAAGGACGCCACCTTCACCCGCCTTGCCGCCAACTACGAGGAGCTGGACAAGAAAATCTACGACATCGAGGACGGCCGCCAGGCGATGGACGACCTCACGCTCAACTCCCTCAAACTGCAACGCGTGACACTGAAGGACGAGATCGCCGATCTGCTCAAGCGATCCGGTTGA
- the mscL gene encoding large-conductance mechanosensitive channel protein MscL has product MSLLSEFKAFAVKGNVVDMAVGIIIGAAFGKIVSSFVGDVIMPPIGLLIGGVDFSDLAITLKAAEGKAPAVVMAYGKFIQTCLDFLIVAFAIFMGVKAINRFKREEEAAPAGPTKDQELLTEIRDLLKEQRNRAP; this is encoded by the coding sequence ATGAGTCTGCTAAGCGAGTTCAAGGCTTTCGCCGTCAAAGGCAACGTGGTCGACATGGCCGTCGGTATCATCATCGGCGCCGCCTTCGGCAAGATCGTCTCGTCCTTCGTCGGCGACGTGATCATGCCGCCCATCGGCCTGCTGATCGGCGGCGTGGACTTCTCCGACCTGGCGATCACCCTCAAGGCCGCCGAAGGCAAGGCGCCGGCCGTCGTGATGGCCTATGGCAAGTTCATCCAGACCTGCCTGGACTTCCTGATCGTCGCCTTCGCCATCTTCATGGGCGTCAAGGCCATAAACCGCTTCAAGCGCGAGGAAGAAGCGGCGCCGGCCGGCCCGACCAAGGACCAGGAACTGCTGACCGAAATCCGCGACCTGCTCAAGGAGCAGCGCAACCGCGCGCCCTGA